Genomic window (Syngnathus scovelli strain Florida chromosome 14, RoL_Ssco_1.2, whole genome shotgun sequence):
CCCGCAGGTGGATGTTACCTGACTTGTTGTCGAAAAACTTGATGCTTCTGTCCTCGTGTGCCGTGATGGTGACAGCCAGTGTGGGATGGCCCACCGCCCTGTAGATGTGATGGCAGCCAGGACGGCCTGCGTGTGGAGTCACATGGtgggacaaaatggccgctttaAGCTGGCATCATCGAGCACCAGGACCACATTTGGCGGATGGCAAAACCACGTTTGATGTGTGCGCTTACTTCCTTGGCCCTGGCCCTTCAGCACCAGCGCACTCTGAGCCGTCTCCAGGTCGTAGAGCACCACATCTCCGCTGTCAAATGACACCACGGCGCGGGCGGGGTCACAGCCGTCAAAGTTCACCGAGGTGGGGATGCCGTGCTCTATGTGCGCACAAAGCCATGATGTGGgatgagtgtgagtgtgtgtgcgtgcatggtgCTGCTGACCTGCGGCGGCATTCAAAGTGCTGATGCAGGGGTTCTCCTCACGAGGGTTCCACAGCTTGACCGTCCCATCGGCCGAGCAGGACAGGAGGCGGTTCTTGATGCCGCTGTAGGCCAAAGCCCACACGGCATCCACATGGCCCAACCACGTCCCTGCCAGCGCGCCAGCgtctggaaaaaagaaaaacgaaaGGAAAAAAGGACCCAGTGGCGGTGGCAAGGTAACCTCCGAATGGGACAGAATCGCAATCCCGCTCCGATCTTTTGACTTGAAAATCAAAACACTTTCTTAATTGGAGGGAGGCGCGCTAACACATGCATTTTGGTGGAATCTGGCCACTGTTTGTTGCAACCAAACGCCCGCAGGCTTGGTCTTTAAAAAATGCCCTTTCGCACCGTTCGTCAAGAAATGATGTTTGTCAAAGGCATGTTAAAAACGACAAGCCGGGCTCAAGCGGGCTCCTCCTCGACATATGCAGCTCTTCTCTTTAGCACAGTGCTTCTCAATAATTTTCTGTGGTGCCCCccctagggagaagaaaacattttgcgccccccccatgttattaacattaaagaaaacaaaatatacataaaaaagatagatcaacttacaataaagaataactatTAATAACAATGTTTTTTAGTCTACAGAACAGattcaatgtgcatcactttgcctgaaattaaaaataaattataactaaactataaacattcttgaccaactgccattttatgctagaaaaaatacaacaaaataataataaacatacataatatcaaattaaataacagcaataaataatattcaatacatagtaatcagcaacattaactcaggagcacaatatataaaacattttaacctacaaaacaaaaatgaataaaacaattcgtgctcaaaatgaggcagcatgacggagaccatatccacggctgaaggtagtatcagctcttctgcaatggtggttttttttcttgcactgagcaatttggtacgctgctttatatgatgcttacagtgcttgctgattgactgaagtagcattcacaaagtgggatgattgttggcaatattcagcccgttttcgcagaaaaacctcaagcatcttatcagcgtgattgggatgcaatgactttataagtgccgccttaatttatttggcttcatactgtccgctgccaacattgtaaggcacagtaaacataccggtctttcctcgtctcccatcgtcgtcacactgaagccgagcgctacgtacgctttttcatatttccttgtcttagctttcgtgtaactctcaattctcttatctctgtctctctctgccgttcttttcaaccctgttcaatatttttccattgtgtcccactgcactttttatcacctgctctgtactgtgtgtgcgtatgcTCCGTGCGCCCGACACTGTCGAGCGACTACTCCTTGCGCACTCTCTTACAGTGATAACGCCACTcccacctactgcagtggatgtctaattaccctttaatctagtacagccaaaagaaaagcatgttccctgGTGTCACACGCGACCCCCTTGGTATCGCACCGCGCCCGCCCCACTCTTTGAGAAGCACTGCTTTAGCAGATGTTCCATCCCCAAACCAAAGCTTCAGGTTCTGCTGCCCAAAACAAGACATTCACAAACAGTTGTGTCAAGGGTGCACGCAAAACGCCTTTGAGGCTGAATTGCATTGTGCAGTTTTTTTCAATCTGCAGTCTCATTTTATCCTCCAACGTCGATGCGGCTGAACATAGCATTTGCGATTTCCCAGCGGCTCTGCGCCTACCGTATGTGTCGTAGGGGTCCACATTTGGGCCGGGAACGTTCCACCACCGGATGGTGGTGTCCACACCGCCGCTGAAGCAGTGCTCACCGTCGGCCGTGACGGCTAGCGACAGCACGGGGCCGCTGGAGGTAGGGAGAGAGGGACACGGGGCTACGTTAGGCTGCGAGGCTCGGATCGGCCCGATGGCACCGCACCATACGTACGCATGAGCTCTGAACGTGTAGACCGGCTCCACGTCCAGCGAGGCGCTTCTACACAAACGAAGCAAAGTCACATGATGTTGGCGGGGTGCTTCATGAGCTGACATTTTTGCTCAACTTGACGTCAAATGTTTAAGATATGAAAAAGGTTATCAAAAGATTTGGTCACAGCACGATACCTGATGTCGTAACGAGTGATGGGCGAGTCCCCATGTTGCTAACGATAGCCGTAGCGGCTTTATTTGCCTTTCGTGTCACGTCAAGTTGCTATCTCTGGTTATTCCGGATCGGTCTGATTGGAAGGTGGTCTCGATCGTTGTTGTTAGTATGGGTGACTAATCGAGAATTGATACTCGTATTGCTCTGAAGAGGTATTGAACATCCCCAGTAGCAACGCTTTGTGATTGTTTTTTCCTAACGTAAAATTTCAAAAATACAAAACGTAaaatcataaaatgagtttTGGCATTAGGTTGTAAAATGATGTTGGATGTTAGTTAGGTCGTCCTCAGACGAGCTTCCATAGTAGAAGCTATACATTGCTAATAATGACTGTGGAGCACAGCTCCTCACAGCATCTCCAAtcaaacccttaatgctgagtgtcaagcagggaggcatcGGGTTCCATTTTATAGTCTTTTTGGTATGATTCGGCCAGGGATTGAACCCACGAcctcccagtctcagggcggacactcataCCACAAGGCCACTGAGATGGAAAATGTAGAGGTGCTCAAATCAATAGATTACTCGAAATCTAAAAGATTACCAAATTAATCAACCATTTTATCGAGAGCCATTTTTCTCCAAAGGGTCCAAAATATTAGATTTCGGCCTCCCAATAAAATTTCAATAATTCTTTTCGGATTTGTCTTTCGTATCAAATTTGCCACTGTCGTTAGGCTGTTAGACAACACCGACAAACGTGGGTGGCGGTGATGTGTGGTGAAGCCAGCTGGGCGGCGCTACTTTTTGGCGGCGAGCGTCTTGGTGAGATTCCACAGCTTGAGCGTGTGGTCCTCAGACACGGTGAGCAGGCAGGGCTCCAGCGGGTGGAAGGCAAGCGCCCGCACGCCATCAAAGTGGCTGCGCAGTGTGTACTTGGGGTTCCACGTCTTCCGGAATGACAACTCCTGATTGGACGCCAGCTGCGGGAGGGGGGAGGAGTCGCATTAGCCAGCAAACACTCAGCTCGCCCTCATGTCTATTGGTGATGTGCTTTTAGGAACTGAAGCAACGTAATGTTCCGTATGTGGGTAATGAGGTCAAGTGCAGGAACTAAGTCGTAGTCGTCACTCACGTCGTAGCCGAAGTCCACATCGTCGTTGGCGACGGTGAGGTCGGCCAGATCGCCCAATCCCAGCACGCTCTCCAAGACGCGGTCGGCCCCGCCCATCAGGAAGTCATTCCCCACCCCAGGTGCGAACGGCAGCGGTTCAGCTGTGCGCCACAGAATAAGGCTAGTGTTAGCGCCGGCGTCCTCTTGGCCGGAGAGGGATGGGGGGCGGACGCCCACTGAGCTCACCCCACTCCGTTCCGTCTCCAGAGCTGCGTGCTTCGCCGGCGCCTTCGCCGTCCTCGGCCGTCACCAGGAAGTCAAACTCCTTCAGCGCCTCCTCCGTGTCCCCGGCGTCCTCCTCGGACGCCAGACCCTCATTGCCCGCCTGAGGACAGCGACGATGGGCCGGGGCGGATGGTAACCGAGAACatggagaagaggaagaagggttAAGAAGGCACTGGAACACGAAGAAAAGCAAGCGCGATAGACAGAGCAAGTAGAGGAGGACATGGACGAAAGAGGGACAAGCGGGATGAGGAGGATCAAGAAGATGGAGGAGACCGATTGGGAAGACGAAATGAAAGAACTAAAGAGGAGGAGAAATATGAAGAAGAAATGTTAGACCAAAAGGAGGAAGACAAAGATCGGGAAATGATGAAGAGATGGAACACCTACAAGATGAAAATGAGGAGCAAGGCAAAGATAAAACTAGAAAAtgaaatttctggagaaattccgcgtgaaggcgaagaggttgaataaatattttGGGATAGCTATGTTTAAAGTAGCAACGGGTCAAAattagttgaaaaatgtagaaattagaaaggaaaaacaacatttttgagaatttgacgtgaaattgaaaatttttaatttttgataagtgggaagttgtggaatcggtaggcaaaagatgaacatttgaaagttggaacgggttgaatcggtcaaaaaaatgtagaaattagaagggaaaaactaaattttggaaaaattggcgtgaatttcaaaattgaaaatgtggaatttttggtaagtgggaaattaccgtatttgccggtgtacaggtcgactcggtgtataagtcgaccccctaaaattcgacggaaatttacgattttatgctatatcctttgtataagtcgagctcaattgttgcattatattaaacttcaaaattcaatatgcgaaatttattgacaaaatgtgttcaaattccgggaggccgtgcgcatgcggctgtttataagcaccgcggaggagatcgcggagcctcattcgacttccagcggccggcgagctcgcgcacgccgcccggcaccgagcggatcggcactttataagcaccgcggaggagatcgcggagcctcatttgacttccagcggccggcgagctcccgcacccgcccggcacatccgggaggccgtgcgcacgcgccaagtggccgaaaatagcccccgccgagcggatcggctgtttataagcaccgcggaggagatcgcggagcctcattcgacttccagcggccggcgagctcgcgcacccgcccggcacatccaggaggccgtgcgcacgcgccgagtggccgaaaaagcccccgccgagcggatcggctgtttataagcaccgcggaggagatcgctgagcctcattcgacttccagcgggccgcgcgcacgctgcccggttcaaattttctaagtgcaacgcacaatgagatgcatgagaaacggccttggttaccgtcacatttgaagcgatgaatacgaagttaaattttatgactcggtgtataagtcgaggtcgatttttttcggtcgattttggatcgaaaaaggtcgaccaatacaccggcaaatacggtatggaataggtaggcaaaacatgaataaTTTAAAGTTAAAATGGGTtgtatcggttgaaaaatgtagaagtgagagcaaatgttgaatgccccatagagaatgaatgggaatttaaaaagaaattgcaccaaacttttttgaaatttggaacgaaaCGAAAACTACGTTTAAAAGGTTCACTTTGGAATTCtaaagttgaaacgggttgaatcggacaaaaattgtaaaagttagagcaaatgttgaatcccccatagagaatgaatgggaattgtaAAAAGAATTGTGCCACAATTTCTTAAAATTTGGAACGAAACGAAAATTACAGGTTTAAGAGGTTCACTGGAATTCTAcagttgaaatgggttgaatcggaaaAAGATTGTAAAAATTAGAGCAAATGTTTAATTTAGGGCACTTttggttgaaataaggtcacttccggtttatttgggtcacttccgtttttgggggccacttccggtttagttgaggtcacttcctgaatGGGTTTGTGTACATGAACCTGTTCTGGTAAAGTACAGCAGTTGTGTGTGGAGATGAGTTGCTGCTTTAGTGGGTTTCGCGCGCTGTTGTGtgtcttgttttttgtcttgttttgataTAAAATTTCGGCGGTCGTCGATGTGGTTCCGAGACCTGCGTCTTGTGATTTGATATTGTTGGATTTTAGGCCGTTGAGTGTACCCGGCATTTGCGTTTGGCGGTCGTCGATGAGGTTCCGAGACCTGAGTCTTGTGGTTTGTCACGTGTGATCATTTGGCTGCTGCGTTTTCTCCCGGCATTTTTTGAATGTGGATGTGTGCTGATTTAGGCGGTGCGTTTTCTCCCAGCATTTTTTGAATGTGGATGTGTGCTGATTTAGCCGCTGCGTTTTCTCCCggcatttttttaatgtgcatGTGTGCTCATTTAGCCGCTGCGTTTTCTCCCGACATtttttcaatgtgtgtgtgatcGTTTAGCCGTTGCGAACCTCCCAGCAGACATAAGTGAATTggcttttgttgtttgtttgtttttttttccccctctcttgTTGCCTCTGTGCGGGCGTGGCACCGGTGCCTGTTGAGATTCGAAGGGGGGCTGTAAGAGTCTGCTCTTTTGTGCCTCACCTCGGTCTTTCTGTCTTCC
Coding sequences:
- the strn3 gene encoding striatin-3 isoform X2; translated protein: MLEYALKQERAKYHKLKYGTELNQGDLKMPSFESDAKDSEVSAHATNSQLTWKQGRQLLRQYLQEVGYTDTILDVRTQRVRSLLGLSTPEQNGSVEKKNLQQLINGKDGKRSPGDVLDTFNFLENAEDSDEDDDEDGELMDDIGNDVKHHRKPKNKAGNEGLASEEDAGDTEEALKEFDFLVTAEDGEGAGEARSSGDGTEWAEPLPFAPGVGNDFLMGGADRVLESVLGLGDLADLTVANDDVDFGYDLASNQELSFRKTWNPKYTLRSHFDGVRALAFHPLEPCLLTVSEDHTLKLWNLTKTLAAKKSASLDVEPVYTFRAHAGPVLSLAVTADGEHCFSGGVDTTIRWWNVPGPNVDPYDTYDAGALAGTWLGHVDAVWALAYSGIKNRLLSCSADGTVKLWNPREENPCISTLNAAAEHGIPTSVNFDGCDPARAVVSFDSGDVVLYDLETAQSALVLKGQGQGSRPGCHHIYRAVGHPTLAVTITAHEDRSIKFFDNKSGKVIHAMVAHLDAVTSLAVDPNGIYLMSGSHDCSLRLWNLDSKTCVQEITAHRKKSDEAIYDVTFHPSKAYIASAGADALARVYV